In Priestia megaterium NBRC 15308 = ATCC 14581, the following proteins share a genomic window:
- a CDS encoding EcsC family protein, whose amino-acid sequence MNTYEEKVLQEAEHWKFSMLKRPSKFQRTAKSLQLKINEKIPAKVHKIMTESIKKMVETTLVGSDFTTKKRDVSGLSFEEKEKRILELIPKYKKTAAVEGAGTGAGGILLGAADFPLLLSIKMKCLFDIAATYGFDVKEKEERIYMLYIFHLAFCSDDHRTKLLEVVENWEEKKEELLELDWKAFQQEYRDYIDVVKMFQLMPGIGAVIGAYANYQLLDHLTKVAMNVYRFRILSSSPK is encoded by the coding sequence TTGAATACGTATGAAGAAAAAGTGTTACAAGAAGCTGAACATTGGAAATTCAGCATGTTGAAACGACCTTCTAAATTTCAACGGACCGCAAAATCTTTACAGCTTAAAATAAATGAAAAAATCCCTGCTAAAGTCCATAAGATTATGACTGAAAGCATAAAAAAAATGGTTGAAACCACGCTTGTTGGATCCGATTTCACCACTAAAAAAAGAGATGTCAGCGGTCTTTCGTTTGAAGAAAAAGAGAAAAGAATTTTGGAACTCATACCTAAGTACAAAAAAACAGCTGCTGTAGAAGGAGCTGGTACTGGTGCAGGCGGTATCCTTTTAGGTGCAGCAGATTTCCCGCTTCTTCTTTCCATAAAAATGAAGTGCTTATTTGACATTGCCGCTACATATGGTTTTGATGTAAAAGAAAAAGAAGAACGCATTTATATGCTGTATATTTTTCATCTTGCCTTTTGCAGCGACGACCATAGAACGAAGCTGCTCGAAGTAGTAGAAAACTGGGAAGAAAAGAAAGAGGAACTTCTTGAGCTTGATTGGAAAGCTTTTCAACAAGAATACCGTGATTACATTGATGTCGTGAAAATGTTTCAACTTATGCCGGGAATTGGAGCTGTTATAGGTGCATATGCTAATTATCAGCTTCTTGACCATCTCACAAAAGTAGCAATGAACGTCTATCGCTTCCGTATATTATCTTCGTCTCCAAAGTAG
- a CDS encoding M20 family metallopeptidase, translated as MNSKLHTLLEEKFDEMVQIRRYLHQYPEPSFKEFQTAAYIRSFYDKIGISYRANVGGNGIVASIQGGNPGPTVALRADFDALPIQDEKDVPYQSTVPGVMHACGHDGHTATLLVLAKALFEIRDSLPGKIVFIHQHAEEYAPGGAKSMIEDGCLDGVDAIFGTHLWSLTPTGVVQYRTGPIMAAADRFEITIKGAGGHGAQPHKTKDSIVIASQLVVNLQQIVSRRVNPIDSAVVSIGSFVAENAFNIIADSARLIGTVRTFNEDVRNDVEKEIERIVQGTCLTADASYELSYTRGYPSVVNHPEETAFLASAASQIDEVHTVEETEPHMTGEDFSYYLQHIKGTFFFTGAQPEGVDAPYPHHHPKFDFNEKAMLIAAKTLGTAAVEYLREQAPSKNVIKAN; from the coding sequence GTGAATTCCAAGCTACATACTTTACTTGAAGAAAAATTTGATGAAATGGTTCAAATCCGCCGATATTTGCATCAGTATCCAGAACCGTCTTTTAAAGAATTTCAAACCGCTGCCTACATTCGATCTTTTTATGATAAAATCGGTATTTCTTACCGAGCAAATGTAGGAGGAAACGGCATTGTAGCAAGCATTCAAGGAGGAAACCCCGGTCCTACTGTAGCTTTGAGAGCCGACTTTGATGCCCTGCCTATTCAAGATGAAAAAGATGTACCATATCAATCAACTGTTCCGGGTGTAATGCATGCATGTGGCCACGATGGTCATACGGCTACTCTTTTAGTCCTTGCTAAAGCGCTTTTTGAAATAAGAGATTCTCTCCCTGGTAAAATCGTCTTCATTCATCAGCACGCTGAAGAGTACGCACCCGGAGGCGCCAAGTCCATGATTGAAGACGGATGCTTAGACGGTGTAGACGCGATATTTGGAACGCATTTATGGTCATTAACTCCAACTGGTGTCGTTCAATATCGAACGGGCCCTATCATGGCTGCTGCTGATCGCTTTGAAATTACGATCAAAGGAGCAGGCGGCCACGGTGCACAGCCTCACAAAACAAAAGATTCAATCGTCATCGCCTCTCAGCTTGTTGTTAATTTACAGCAAATTGTAAGCAGACGTGTAAACCCAATTGATTCAGCGGTTGTGAGCATAGGTTCTTTTGTAGCAGAAAATGCATTTAATATTATTGCTGATTCTGCTCGACTAATTGGAACGGTAAGAACATTTAATGAAGATGTACGAAATGATGTCGAAAAAGAAATCGAACGAATTGTCCAAGGTACATGCTTAACAGCTGATGCTTCTTATGAACTGAGTTATACGCGCGGCTATCCTTCCGTCGTCAACCACCCGGAAGAAACGGCCTTTCTTGCTTCTGCTGCTTCTCAAATCGATGAAGTTCATACAGTCGAAGAAACGGAGCCTCACATGACTGGGGAAGATTTCTCTTATTATTTGCAGCATATTAAAGGAACGTTCTTTTTTACAGGAGCTCAGCCAGAAGGTGTAGATGCTCCGTATCCTCATCATCATCCTAAATTTGATTTTAACGAAAAAGCAATGCTTATCGCAGCTAAAACGCTTGGTACGGCTGCTGTTGAGTATTTAAGAGAACAAGCTCCTTCTAAAAACGTAATAAAAGCGAATTAA
- a CDS encoding phosphatase PAP2 family protein: protein MVDSQTVSLYKKLMWVFGGAGLVFLGVLFVVSTDSFQGDHWLVSAIDDSTVLQSASSIFHGLSFLASKVMIMVLLAVLLVFLFFKKDYIGMISAFLLILSGDIINKAVKDAVERGRPLEGIKGYSFPSGHAMMGILIYGLIIFFLTKHMNSQKVAKRYQLAITLIVLLIGVSRILLREHFLTDVLAGYTLGLMWLIVGIFFYTLVYAYVKPSAEKVFPKGM from the coding sequence ATGGTAGATTCACAAACTGTATCCCTGTACAAAAAATTGATGTGGGTGTTTGGGGGGGCAGGTCTCGTTTTTTTAGGAGTGTTGTTTGTTGTGTCGACAGATTCTTTTCAAGGAGACCACTGGCTTGTTTCAGCTATAGATGACAGCACTGTTCTTCAGTCAGCATCATCTATTTTTCATGGCTTGTCTTTTTTAGCTTCGAAAGTGATGATTATGGTTCTTTTAGCTGTACTTCTCGTTTTTTTATTTTTTAAAAAGGACTATATCGGTATGATATCGGCATTTTTACTTATTTTAAGCGGTGATATTATTAATAAAGCAGTTAAAGATGCGGTAGAACGAGGACGTCCTCTTGAAGGCATCAAAGGCTACAGTTTTCCGAGCGGCCATGCAATGATGGGAATTCTTATTTATGGTCTGATTATCTTTTTTCTCACAAAGCATATGAACAGTCAAAAGGTAGCCAAGCGGTATCAGCTGGCAATTACTTTAATCGTTTTATTAATAGGTGTGAGCCGTATTCTATTAAGAGAACATTTTTTAACAGATGTCTTAGCTGGCTACACCTTAGGGCTTATGTGGCTTATTGTAGGCATTTTCTTCTATACGCTTGTTTATGCGTATGTAAAGCCTTCAGCGGAAAAAGTGTTTCCAAAAGGCATGTAA
- a CDS encoding antibiotic biosynthesis monooxygenase family protein, with product MKIFITYGTGPYLQKLIDEHPSERLLLLHKDDDQFALVHETDGDTIFKEGHAYEVLDASGDLADSGFAVLNNISVTDEGRPLFEQRFSQRARLIENEAGFSAIRVLRPLQNDTYIIFTGWKDESSFSDWQSSKAYNEAHKKRGTSEGVDQQPSIFSRPSYVTSYHVVK from the coding sequence ATGAAGATCTTTATTACTTACGGAACAGGCCCTTACCTTCAGAAGTTGATCGACGAACATCCGAGTGAACGTTTGTTACTGCTTCACAAAGATGACGATCAATTTGCACTAGTTCATGAAACAGATGGAGATACAATTTTTAAAGAAGGACATGCTTATGAGGTATTAGATGCTTCTGGAGATCTTGCAGATAGCGGATTTGCTGTACTAAATAATATTTCAGTTACAGATGAGGGCCGTCCTTTGTTTGAACAGCGATTTAGCCAACGAGCTCGTTTAATTGAAAATGAAGCAGGCTTCTCAGCTATTCGTGTGCTTCGTCCACTGCAAAATGACACATATATTATCTTTACAGGATGGAAAGATGAAAGTTCATTTAGCGATTGGCAGTCTTCAAAAGCCTATAATGAAGCACACAAAAAACGCGGTACGTCAGAAGGCGTGGATCAGCAGCCGTCGATTTTCTCTCGCCCTTCTTATGTGACCTCATACCACGTAGTTAAATAA
- a CDS encoding transglycosylase domain-containing protein, giving the protein MYKKGLYAIAALVGIFLLGLIGYIIILFLGNYVIDEKKIVMDLATRLVDENGDELTKLYVKNRDLVSIDKIPKHVQQAFISIEDVRFYEHHGIDFKSIGRALYRDILAGGSVEGGSTLTQQLAKNVFLSNDKTLLRKTKEVVVAINLEQRYSKQKLLEMYLNQIYFGHGAYGIQAASKLYFNKDVSELTVEEGALLAALPKAPNSYSPILHPEKSIERRNVVLNAMQKAGYLSAEKNVRLQGRTLGLNVKEQAKNPAYLTYIDMVIQEAEKKYSISSNELLRGGYTVKVPMSTKVQEAAYELMKENRYFPGTDNSAQGAFVLVDNKSGGVLSVMGGRDYVQKSLNRVNVKRQPGSTMKPIAVYGPALEEGQFKPYSLLQDKLRSYGGYTPKNVDGQYAKKVTMYDALKDSKNAAAVWTLNQLGVETSKQYLTKLGIPLEDKGLAIALGGLKEGITPLQLAGAYRAFAENGENIQPYFIQEIKDQDGKVIAKAVPDTHKAFSKQTAWYMTKMLQGVVKEGTAKNGEFTGELAGKTGSTSYTNVKGATRDAWFVGYTPDVVGSVWMGYDSTNDQHYLTKGSSYPTLLFKDILTRAGYDEAAFQKPAGVKDLPKPIRLEQVKDLKQELTFHPFGLLTVNLSWTPSPDKRAVYYVYEKKGDKAEVIGKVKGKGAFEKERVNLLDSPTYYVVPYNSQTKQKGKKSNEVTPALFQ; this is encoded by the coding sequence ATGTACAAAAAAGGCTTATACGCAATTGCTGCCTTAGTTGGAATTTTTCTATTAGGATTGATCGGATATATTATCATCTTGTTTCTTGGAAACTATGTAATTGATGAGAAAAAGATCGTCATGGACTTGGCTACGAGGTTAGTGGACGAAAATGGAGACGAATTAACAAAGCTCTATGTGAAAAATCGGGACTTGGTTTCAATTGATAAGATTCCAAAGCATGTGCAACAAGCATTTATTTCAATTGAAGACGTTCGTTTTTATGAACACCACGGAATCGATTTTAAATCTATTGGTCGAGCATTATACCGAGATATATTGGCTGGAGGAAGTGTTGAAGGAGGAAGTACTTTAACACAGCAGCTGGCTAAAAATGTGTTTTTATCTAATGATAAAACGCTGCTTAGAAAAACAAAAGAAGTAGTGGTGGCCATTAACTTGGAGCAGCGTTACAGTAAGCAAAAACTGCTTGAAATGTATTTGAACCAAATATACTTTGGACACGGAGCCTATGGAATCCAAGCTGCATCCAAGCTTTACTTCAATAAAGATGTCTCCGAATTAACGGTAGAAGAAGGTGCACTGCTCGCTGCACTGCCAAAAGCACCGAATTCTTATTCTCCTATTTTACATCCAGAAAAAAGTATAGAACGTAGAAATGTTGTGTTAAATGCCATGCAAAAAGCAGGTTATTTATCAGCTGAAAAAAATGTCCGTTTGCAAGGAAGAACGCTGGGGTTGAACGTAAAGGAACAGGCTAAAAACCCAGCGTATTTAACCTATATCGATATGGTTATTCAAGAAGCAGAGAAGAAATACAGCATTTCGAGCAATGAGCTTCTGCGCGGCGGTTATACGGTCAAAGTACCTATGAGTACAAAAGTACAAGAAGCCGCCTACGAACTGATGAAAGAAAATCGTTATTTTCCAGGTACAGATAACAGTGCCCAAGGTGCTTTTGTATTAGTTGATAACAAAAGCGGAGGAGTTTTATCTGTTATGGGAGGACGAGATTATGTACAAAAATCGCTCAATCGCGTAAATGTCAAAAGACAGCCAGGTTCTACGATGAAACCTATTGCGGTATATGGCCCTGCGTTAGAAGAAGGTCAATTCAAGCCTTATTCCTTACTGCAAGACAAGCTGAGAAGCTACGGGGGATACACACCTAAAAATGTAGACGGCCAATATGCTAAAAAGGTAACGATGTACGATGCCCTAAAAGATTCTAAAAACGCAGCTGCTGTCTGGACATTGAATCAGCTAGGAGTTGAAACAAGTAAGCAGTATCTCACAAAGCTAGGAATTCCTTTAGAAGATAAAGGACTTGCGATTGCTCTTGGAGGATTAAAGGAAGGAATTACACCGCTTCAATTAGCAGGAGCGTACCGGGCATTTGCTGAAAACGGAGAAAATATCCAACCGTACTTTATTCAAGAAATAAAAGATCAAGACGGAAAAGTGATTGCAAAAGCTGTTCCCGACACTCACAAAGCATTTTCAAAACAAACGGCTTGGTATATGACAAAGATGCTTCAAGGAGTTGTTAAAGAAGGAACGGCAAAAAATGGAGAGTTTACAGGAGAGTTAGCAGGAAAAACAGGGTCTACTTCGTATACGAATGTTAAAGGAGCCACGAGGGATGCTTGGTTCGTTGGATATACGCCAGACGTTGTAGGAAGCGTGTGGATGGGATATGACTCTACAAATGATCAGCATTATTTAACAAAAGGAAGTTCTTATCCGACTCTATTATTTAAAGACATTCTCACAAGAGCTGGTTACGACGAAGCTGCATTTCAAAAGCCAGCAGGCGTTAAAGATTTGCCAAAACCAATACGCTTAGAGCAAGTTAAAGACTTAAAACAAGAATTAACATTCCATCCATTTGGTTTGCTAACGGTAAATTTATCGTGGACACCTTCACCTGATAAAAGAGCTGTTTATTATGTTTATGAGAAAAAAGGAGATAAAGCCGAAGTAATTGGCAAAGTGAAGGGAAAAGGAGCATTTGAGAAAGAGCGTGTGAATCTGCTCGACAGTCCTACTTATTATGTAGTTCCTTACAATTCCCAAACAAAACAAAAAGGAAAAAAATCCAACGAAGTAACACCTGCTCTTTTTCAATAA
- the hemE gene encoding uroporphyrinogen decarboxylase — protein MSQGTFNDTFLKACRGEKTDHVPVWYMRQAGRSQPEYRKLKEKYSLFEITHQPELGAYVTRLPVEQYGVDAAILYKDIMSPLPSIGVDVEIKSGIGPVISNPIQSLSDVEKLGEITPEEDVPYVLDTIKLLTTEQLNVPLIGFAGAPFTVASYMIEGGPSKNYNKTKAFMYTEPKAWFALMDKLADMTITYVKAQIDAGAKAIQIFDSWVGALNVADYRYFIKPVMERIFTSLREKNVPLIMFGVGASHLAKEWHDLPLDVVGLDWRTQLDEARALGLTKTLQGNLDPAILLAPWEVIEERVTEILDKGMASPGYIFNLGHGVFPQVQPETLKRLTTFIHEYSANRQ, from the coding sequence ATGAGTCAAGGAACGTTTAACGATACTTTTTTAAAAGCCTGTAGAGGGGAAAAAACGGATCATGTTCCGGTTTGGTATATGCGCCAAGCAGGGCGTTCACAGCCGGAATACCGAAAGCTAAAAGAGAAGTACTCTTTATTTGAAATCACTCATCAGCCGGAGCTTGGGGCATACGTAACACGCCTGCCCGTTGAACAGTACGGAGTGGATGCAGCTATTTTATATAAAGATATAATGTCACCGCTTCCTTCAATTGGAGTAGATGTTGAAATCAAGTCAGGAATTGGTCCCGTAATCTCTAATCCAATTCAATCTTTAAGCGATGTAGAAAAACTAGGAGAAATTACGCCGGAAGAAGATGTTCCCTATGTATTAGATACGATTAAGCTGTTAACAACAGAACAGTTAAACGTACCTCTAATTGGCTTTGCGGGTGCTCCTTTTACAGTGGCAAGCTATATGATTGAAGGAGGACCTTCAAAAAATTACAATAAAACAAAAGCATTTATGTATACCGAACCTAAAGCATGGTTTGCACTAATGGATAAGTTAGCAGATATGACGATTACATATGTAAAAGCGCAAATTGACGCTGGGGCAAAAGCCATTCAAATCTTTGATTCATGGGTGGGTGCTTTAAACGTAGCGGATTATCGTTATTTTATAAAACCTGTCATGGAGCGAATTTTCACCTCTTTACGTGAAAAAAATGTACCGCTCATTATGTTTGGAGTAGGGGCAAGTCATTTGGCAAAAGAATGGCATGATCTGCCGCTGGATGTAGTGGGATTAGATTGGAGAACACAGCTGGATGAAGCACGTGCATTAGGCTTAACAAAAACACTGCAAGGAAACTTAGATCCTGCTATTTTGTTAGCTCCATGGGAAGTTATTGAAGAACGCGTAACAGAAATTTTAGATAAAGGGATGGCCAGTCCTGGTTACATCTTTAACTTGGGGCACGGCGTTTTTCCACAGGTTCAGCCGGAAACGTTAAAACGTTTAACAACCTTTATTCATGAATATTCTGCAAATAGACAATAA
- the hemH gene encoding ferrochelatase: protein MSKKVMGLLVMAYGTPYKEEDIERYYTHIRRGRKPSPEALEDLQNRYEAIGGISPLAKITQQQMESLEKRLNEVQDEIEFKAYLGLKHIEPFVEDAVEAMHKDGIKEAVSIVLAPHFSTFSVKSYNGRAKETAEKLGGPIIHSVESWYSEPKFIQYWATRVKQTFDLIDEEKCQKAVLIVSAHSLPEKIIAAGDPYPNQLQETADLIAQAAGIEHYEIGWQSAGNTPEPWIGPDVQDLTRELHEEKGYTSFVYTPVGFIADHLEVLYDNDYECKVVTDEIGADYYRPEMPNAQPEFIDGLATVVLKQIAR, encoded by the coding sequence ATGAGTAAAAAAGTAATGGGATTACTTGTAATGGCATATGGAACACCATATAAAGAAGAAGATATTGAACGTTACTATACACATATCCGCCGCGGACGTAAACCTTCACCAGAAGCCTTAGAAGATTTACAAAACCGCTACGAAGCAATCGGGGGCATTTCACCTCTTGCAAAAATTACGCAACAGCAAATGGAAAGTCTGGAAAAGCGCTTGAATGAAGTGCAGGATGAAATTGAATTTAAAGCGTATCTTGGCTTAAAGCATATTGAACCGTTTGTTGAAGATGCAGTAGAAGCAATGCATAAAGACGGAATTAAAGAAGCGGTCAGCATTGTGCTTGCACCTCACTTTTCAACGTTTAGCGTAAAATCCTATAATGGGCGCGCCAAAGAAACGGCTGAAAAATTAGGAGGGCCAATCATTCATTCAGTAGAAAGCTGGTACAGTGAGCCAAAGTTCATTCAGTACTGGGCTACACGTGTTAAACAAACGTTTGATTTAATAGACGAAGAGAAATGCCAAAAAGCCGTGTTGATTGTATCTGCACATAGCTTGCCAGAAAAAATTATTGCAGCAGGAGATCCATATCCAAATCAGCTTCAAGAAACAGCGGATTTAATTGCACAAGCCGCTGGCATTGAACATTACGAAATTGGCTGGCAAAGTGCTGGAAATACGCCTGAGCCATGGATAGGTCCTGATGTCCAAGATTTAACAAGAGAATTGCATGAAGAAAAAGGGTATACATCGTTCGTGTATACTCCGGTTGGATTTATCGCAGACCACTTAGAAGTTCTTTATGATAACGACTATGAATGTAAAGTGGTGACAGATGAAATTGGGGCTGATTATTACCGCCCTGAAATGCCCAATGCACAGCCTGAATTTATCGATGGGTTAGCTACAGTTGTGTTAAAACAGATTGCCCGCTAA
- the hemY gene encoding protoporphyrinogen oxidase yields MTDRRKKVVIIGGGITGLSAAYYVQKKIKDHQLPIDLQLIEATHRLGGKIQTVKRDGYLFEKGPDSFLARKLAATKLAKEVGLGRELVGNEKGKSYILVKDTPHALPDGAVMGIPTKLSPFITTGLFSPVGKLRAAADFFIPKTKNQDDRSLGVFFRRRFGDEVVENLIEPLLSGIYAGDVDRLSLRSTFPQFLHAEHKYRSLIVGMKKLKEIHPQHGEDSEFKKNSVFLTLKEGLQSLVDGVEKAIDPDIITKGIKVEKIHKEDTTYELSLNSGKVIKADSVIVTSPHAAAQSMLSEYKIFEPLKHMPSTSVATVVIAFAQEALQDNLDAMNIAVSRNSDYTITACTWLNKKWPHAVPEGKVLLRCLVGRTGDEAVVDQPDDEIFKIVLEDLKKLITISAEPEFYAVTRWKQSMPQYTVGHHDMLDTMNEQLEKELAGLYVAGSSYEGLGIPECVEQGEDVAKKAVKYVQQL; encoded by the coding sequence ATGACGGATAGACGAAAAAAGGTTGTCATCATCGGTGGAGGAATAACAGGTCTTTCAGCTGCCTATTATGTGCAAAAAAAAATAAAGGATCATCAGCTGCCAATTGATCTTCAACTAATAGAAGCGACGCATCGGCTTGGTGGAAAAATTCAAACGGTCAAACGAGACGGGTATTTATTTGAAAAAGGTCCTGATTCATTTTTAGCGCGTAAGCTAGCTGCTACAAAACTGGCAAAAGAAGTAGGGTTAGGTAGGGAGCTAGTCGGAAATGAAAAGGGGAAATCCTATATTCTAGTAAAAGATACACCGCATGCGCTGCCTGATGGTGCTGTAATGGGGATACCAACCAAGTTATCTCCTTTTATCACAACAGGGTTATTTTCACCTGTTGGCAAGCTGCGCGCAGCAGCTGATTTTTTTATACCGAAGACAAAAAATCAGGATGACCGTTCGCTAGGCGTATTTTTTAGAAGACGGTTTGGTGATGAAGTTGTTGAAAATTTGATTGAGCCTCTATTATCAGGAATTTACGCAGGAGACGTTGATCGTTTGAGTTTACGATCGACATTTCCACAGTTTCTGCATGCTGAACATAAGTACAGAAGCTTAATTGTCGGAATGAAAAAGCTAAAAGAAATTCATCCACAGCACGGTGAGGATTCGGAGTTTAAAAAAAATAGCGTCTTTTTAACGTTAAAAGAAGGTCTGCAATCGCTAGTGGATGGGGTAGAAAAAGCAATAGACCCTGATATTATTACAAAAGGAATAAAAGTAGAAAAAATTCACAAAGAAGATACCACATACGAATTATCGTTAAATAGCGGGAAAGTAATAAAAGCAGATAGCGTTATTGTAACTTCTCCTCATGCAGCTGCTCAGTCTATGCTTTCGGAATATAAAATATTTGAACCGTTGAAGCATATGCCTTCCACTTCAGTAGCTACTGTTGTGATAGCCTTTGCACAAGAAGCGCTGCAAGACAATCTAGATGCAATGAACATCGCCGTTTCAAGAAATAGCGATTACACGATTACGGCGTGCACATGGCTAAATAAAAAGTGGCCGCATGCGGTTCCGGAAGGAAAAGTGCTGCTGAGATGTTTAGTTGGACGAACCGGGGATGAAGCTGTGGTGGATCAGCCTGACGATGAAATTTTCAAAATTGTCCTGGAGGATTTGAAGAAGCTCATTACAATTTCTGCTGAGCCTGAATTTTACGCGGTAACGAGATGGAAGCAGTCAATGCCTCAGTATACGGTCGGACATCACGATATGCTAGATACGATGAACGAACAGCTTGAAAAAGAGCTGGCCGGTCTTTATGTAGCGGGAAGCTCATACGAAGGTCTGGGTATACCAGAATGTGTAGAGCAAGGAGAAGATGTGGCTAAAAAAGCGGTTAAATATGTGCAGCAACTGTAG
- a CDS encoding TetR/AcrR family transcriptional regulator — protein sequence MAIDRKQSVVDAASKSFALFGYKATTMEQVAKLANVGKGTIYTFFKNKEELFDEIVTRMIREMTDAAETVIDSNRPFFENAQAAIFRILEFRTEHQLMLKLVQEQQLGTTAVQEVLVRVEEEILTYIKNKIEIAISKKEIKPCNPELTAFLLFKMYIALVYDWEKRHEPLSEEKIAELIELYFLRGLSQ from the coding sequence GTGGCTATAGACCGAAAGCAATCAGTTGTTGATGCAGCGTCAAAATCATTTGCGCTGTTTGGATATAAAGCAACGACTATGGAGCAAGTGGCGAAGCTTGCAAATGTCGGAAAAGGAACGATTTATACTTTTTTTAAAAACAAAGAAGAGTTATTCGATGAAATTGTGACACGAATGATTCGAGAAATGACAGATGCAGCTGAAACTGTCATTGATAGCAACCGTCCTTTTTTTGAAAATGCCCAAGCAGCCATTTTTAGAATCTTGGAATTCCGCACCGAGCATCAGCTCATGCTGAAGCTGGTACAGGAACAGCAGTTAGGCACTACAGCAGTGCAAGAAGTGCTGGTGCGAGTAGAAGAAGAGATTTTGACTTATATAAAAAACAAAATCGAAATTGCAATTTCTAAAAAAGAAATCAAACCGTGCAACCCGGAGCTCACAGCTTTTTTATTATTTAAAATGTACATTGCACTCGTCTATGATTGGGAAAAACGGCATGAGCCGCTTTCAGAAGAAAAAATTGCTGAATTAATTGAACTATACTTTTTACGCGGTCTGTCTCAGTGA